From Eriocheir sinensis breed Jianghai 21 chromosome 37, ASM2467909v1, whole genome shotgun sequence, one genomic window encodes:
- the LOC127008228 gene encoding uncharacterized protein LOC127008228, which yields MLSEGGLDIERWGPRQQRAITFLWAATQVVARVVQEAFLEVYSSLPDSGNGHTSLKDYCNLMGRINVYMELLDEGCMLDVLIGSPREKTFLDLKVTRKILEKVIAERYGKDKCGKLMFEIRQLVYLRNDLCHQLLPALTLEQFLSRMKQLENRLCDVVNEAAALAGATHTPDKALQDIRALFDPLLNRDKTQAEDTQLPAEDDPRPPHDKPLLEIGTQTDFPPPVTLEKDTQTESGMQLPATLETTPCHTPEDAPQNTTTLSASFRPPHDKPLMEIGTQTDHPPPPTLEKGTQVEINSKLHDLGEGMCGDASQNTERITPSPENPAAPERFNVSSSVRGNDGGNEKSHQCENIKGERPGKQEGRKQGRHEACCDACPFSPLSPMKSPPPHASRNLHGSYSTHSNPRAVPLGPPRHKVCHGNFVTPSRLTYDSVTINHIFTQSPDNDRVPLVMKVILFLVVLTVSLLPYALTLIRVLLHGIQCSWVRADKGCRYLCDLWYGPTWQKTIIVPEVVLVPRLDPLEMRAPVMEPHQFQGIGMNCFRGKCKQGKRKGRRN from the coding sequence atgctATCAGAGGGGGGGCTTGACATCGAACGATGGGGCCCGAGGCAGCAACGAGCCATCACCTTCCTGTGGGCGGCGACGCAGGTGGTGGCGAGAGTGGTGCAGGAGGCCTTCTTGGAGGTCTACTCATCTTTACCTGACTCCGGGAACGGCCACACCTCCCTCAAGGACTACTGCAATCTGATGGGACGGATCAACGTGTACATGGAACTCCTAGACGAAGGATGCATGCTGGACGTCCTCATCGGCAGTCCAAGAGAGAAGACCTTTCTAGACCTCAAGGTGACGCGGAAGATACTCGAGAAGGTTATAGCGGAGAGGTACGGGAAGGACAAGTGTGGGAAGCTCATGTTCGAGATCCGCCAGTTGGTGTACTTGAGGAATGACCTGTGCCACCAGCTTCTCCCGGCCCTCACCCTCGAGCAGTTCCTTTCCCGCATGAAACAACTTGAAAATCGTCTCTGTGATGTGGTGAACGAAGCCGCGGCACTCGCTGGAGCAACTCACACCCCAGATAAGGCCCTACAGGATATCCGCGCCCTCTTCGACCCACTCCTAAACAGAGATAAAACACAAGCAGAAGATACGCAGCTGCCTGCCGAGGATGACCCACGACCCCCTCACGATAAACCCCTACTGGAAATCGGCACACAAACTGACTTCCCTCCGCCCGTCACATTGGAGAAAGACACTCAGACAGAAAGTGGTATGCAACTGCCTGCCACGCTTGAGACGACCCCCTGCCACACCCCCGAGGATGCCCCACAGAATACCACCACCCTCTCTGCCTCTTTCCGACCCCCTCACGATAAACCACTAATGGAAATCGGTACACAAACTGACCATCCTCCGCCCCCCACATTGGAGAAAGGCACCCAGGTAGAAATCAACTCCAAGCTGCATGATCTTGGCGAGGGAATGTGCGGTGATGCAAGTCAGAACACCGAACGCATCACCCCTTCACCCGAGAACCCGGCGGCTCCAGAACGTTTCAATGTCTCCAGCAGCGTTCGAGGGAATGATGGTGGTAACGAGAAGTCCCATCAATGTGAAAATATAAAGGGTGAAAGGCCGGGAAAGCAGGAGGGACGGAAGCAGGGGAGGCACGAGGCATGCTGTGATGCTTGCCCCTTTTCACCACTAAGCCCCatgaagtcaccaccaccacacgccagCAGGAATCTACATGGTTCTTACAGCACCCATTCAAACCCTAGAGCAGTCCCTCTCGGCCCACCAAGGCACAAAGTCTGTCACGGTAACTTCGTAACCCCCAGCAGACTCACATACGATTCTGTGACAATCAACCACATCTTCACGCAATCCCCGGACAACGATAGAGTACCCCTTGTAATGAAGGTGATTCTGTTCTTGGTAGTGCTAACCGTGTCCTTGTTACCTTATGCCCTAACTCTGATACGTGTGTTGCTGCATGGGATTCAATGCTCCTGGGTCAGAGCGGACAAGGGGTGTAGATACCTGTGTGATCTGTGGTATGGACCGACGTGGCAGAAGACCATAATTGTGCCCGAAGTTGTCCTGGTCCCTCGCCTAGATCCGTTGGAGATGCGCGCCCCGGTCATGGAGCCTCATCAGTTTCAGGGTATCGGCATGAACTGCTTCAGGGGTAAATGTAAGCAGGGAAAGCGCAAGGGCCGGAGGAACTAA